GCTTCATGGATCAACTGGGCTATCCGTACCTCCGGGGCAGGGTCTTTGATACGATTGAAGAGGACCGGGGTCAATATCAGGAAGCGGTGGACCTGTTCTGGGCTTCAGGCGCGGCCTTTGCCATTCGCAAGGATGTGCTGGCCGAGACCGGTCTGCTGGACGAGGACTTTCGCTTGCACATGGAGGAAATCGACCTGTGCTGGCGCCTGCACTTGAGGGGCTATCGGGTGCGGGCCTGTCCAGAGGCCGTCATTTACCACTATGGTGGCGGCACCCTGGGCCGCGGACAGTCTCGAAAACACTACTACAACCACCGTAATGGAGTGTTCATGCTCCTGAAAAACTACT
The genomic region above belongs to Candidatus Neomarinimicrobiota bacterium and contains:
- a CDS encoding glycosyltransferase family 2 protein translates to FMDQLGYPYLRGRVFDTIEEDRGQYQEAVDLFWASGAAFAIRKDVLAETGLLDEDFRLHMEEIDLCWRLHLRGYRVRACPEAVIYHYGGGTLGRGQSRKHYYNHRNGVFMLLKNYSALRLLWVAPARALLDLVLVVKSLLTLDFARAAAVVAAYAWLLRHPLLIWRKRQQVQRLRQLSDRALAPLLQPVSIVWAYYLRGKKTYAAISGKGG